The following are encoded together in the Vigna unguiculata cultivar IT97K-499-35 chromosome 2, ASM411807v1, whole genome shotgun sequence genome:
- the LOC114174518 gene encoding uncharacterized protein LOC114174518, whose protein sequence is MNLRMSMVKLAQLYIKEIVRLHGVPSSIVSDRDQRFTSQFWQTLQSALGSKLTMSSTYHPQTDGQFERMIQSLEDLLRTCILDHLGAWDEVLPLIEFTYNNSFHASIGTVPYEALYGRKCRTPLCWYQDGEAVLVGPELLEQTTEKVRMVRDRMQASHSRQKAYADRMRRPLEFAAGDHVFLRLRKYVFDLAHVLEAEDIRIREDLTVEVPPIALEDRKVEERREKPLGFHGNPFLSSIPLFLSALQFVHRVVALSTLGCQSPFLTPFQYLYGLYVVMDMWDALCDCLDSKMRLLQVRIGTGTDNLAQASEARLSKTGRGSPRPSARAVAQAGGPCFERENASLDSNQEGGAGISPIQMQALTQHLERLLRQANDEIHERIDRLENDGVTRRGVRRQETRVARYDEERRNREQWSNPLQGIKLNIPSFAGKNDPEAYFNWELKMENVFDCGNFEEEQKVRLAASEFSHYALIWWHKLQRERQRDGDPPVDTWEELRRLMRRRYVPASYQRDMKFKLQRITQGSRSVEDYHKEMEMLMIQAKLEEDPEVTMARFINGLNNDIRDVVELQEFVEMEDLLHKAIQVEEQLKRKGASRRMASSSTYGWKDKAKREGYKSSPYSAKGETGSAMSTKATKEADPKPSKGNEAVPKRTRDITCFKCQGKGHYAYECPTKRTVVIRDDGGYSSESDANEESEGEEDEDVGPEMNEKGLLMVRRLLGSHIQAMDESQRDNIFHTRCIVQGQLCMVIVDSGSCANVASTRLVSKLNLPTKPHPRPYRLQWLSDEGEIKVKQQVEVAIVIGTYSDVISCDVVPMEACHLLLGRPWQHDHKTIHDGFSNKISFTHQGKKVVLKPLSPQEVCHDQVRLKEKIMREKKVESGSVIAKEREVRKVLLARQPLYMLICKPVLNTNPEFPTSLPSSISSILQEFKDVFPSDLPSGLPPLRGIEHQVDLIPGATIPNRPAYRSNPEETKEIQRQKDGSWRMCSDCRSVNSITIKYRHPIPRLDDLLDELHGAQVFSKIDLKSGYNQIRIREGDEWKTAFKTKFGLYEWLVMPFGLTNAPSTFMRLMNHVLRDFIGHFVVVYFDDILIYSADLDLHAQHLHSVLSALRHEKLYANLEKCMFCQDHVVFLGFVVSSKGVEVDQSKVKAIQEWPTPKSVSDIRSFHGLASFYRRFVRDFSTLAAPLNELVKKNVSFKWGEKQEKAFQTLKQRLVSAPILALPNFSKSFEIECDASGIGIGAVLLQEGHPIAYFSEKLSGAALNYSTYDKELYALVRALKTWQHYLFPKEFVIHSDHESLKYLKGQGKLNTRHAKWVEFLEQFPYVIKYKRGKGNVVADALSRRHALISMVETKLLGLEVLKGLYEEDKEFGQRYKECEKMAKDEYYRFEGFLFRANRLCVPQSSIRELLVKEAHRGGLMGHFGVLKTYDILHEHFYWVNMKKDVAKLCESCIECRQAKSKVLPQGLYTPLPVPEHPWVDLSMDFVLGLPRSSTGRDSILVVHSPFEVVYGFNPLSPLDLLPVPNISVFKHTEGQAKAEFVRKLHEKVKDQITTKNESYAKQANKGRRRVVFQPGDWVWVHMRKERFPEQRKSKLLPRGDGPFQVLERINDNAYKIQMPGEDGSALKKNGSDLETNPVQEGGNDEDISHQPGSKLTKEEENSLQGIGGPMTRSKAKQTKATLQRLILNLLEDVVKDPTHKLVYLITWKDEAKDEVELQKA, encoded by the exons atgaacttgaggatgtccatggtcAAGTTGGCCCAGCTGTACATTAAAGAAATTGTGAGATTGCATGGGGTGCCTTCGAGCATTGTATCAGACAGAGATCAACGGTTCACTTCACAGTTTTGGCAGACGCTACAGAGTGCCttgggtagcaagctcaccatgagttcaacCTATCATCCTCAGACCGATGGTCAGTTTGAGAGGATGATTCAGTCACTTGAGGATCTATTGCGTACgtgcatattggatcatctaGGGGCGTGGGATGAAGTGTTGCCTCTGATAGAGTTCACATACAACAACAGCTTCCATGCGAGTATTGGCACGGTGCCATATGAGGCTCTATACGGCAGGAAGTGTAGAACTCCCCTatgctggtatcaggatggggaagcAGTGCTTGTCGGACCAGAGTTGTTGGAGCAGACTACTGAGAAGGTAAGGATGGTGAGAGACAGGATGCAGGCATCTCATAGTAGACAAAAGGCTTACGCTGACCGTATGAGGAGACCTTTAGAATTCGCGGCCGGAGATCATGTGTTCCTGAGG ttgaggaagtatgtgtttgatCTGGCTCATGTGTTAGAGGCTGAGGATATACGAATCCGAGAGGACCTCACTGTAGAAGTACCGCCAATCGCGTTAGAGGATAGAAAAGTTGAGGAACGTAGGGAAAAACCg TTAGGGTTTCATGGTAACCCATTTCTTAGTTCTATTCCATTATTTCTTTCAGCTCTTCAGTTCGTTCATAGAGTTGTTGCGCTCTCTACGCTTGGCTGCCAAAGCCCCTTTTTAACCCCTTTCCAG TATTTGTATGGATTGTACGTTGTTATGGATATGTGGGATGCCTTGTGTGACTGTTTGGATTCGAAAATGAGACTACTACAGGTCAGAATAGGGACGGGAACTGATAATCTTGCCCAGGCCAGtgaggctcgcctaagcaagactGGTAGAGGCTCACCCAGGCCTTCTGCGCGAGCTGTCGCTCAGGCGGGTGGTccttgttttgagcgagagaATGCCTCCTTAG ATTCAAACCAAGAAGGAGGGGCAGGCATTAGTCCCATTCAAATGCAAGCTCTTACTCAACATCTTGAAAGATTACTCCGACAAGCCAATGATGAGATACATGAGAGAATTGATAGGTTGGAGAATGATGGAGTAACAAGAAGAGGTGTAAGGAGGCAAGAAACAAGGGTGGCGAGATATGATGAAGAAAGGAGGAATAGGGAGCAGTGGAGCAATCCTCTCCAAGGAATTAAACTAAACATTCCCTCTTTTGCAGGAAAGAATGATCCCGAAGCTTACTTTAATTGGGAGCTCAAGATGGAGAATGTGTTTGATTGCGGCAACTTTGAGGAGGAACAAAAGGTGAGGTTGGCAGCATCCGAATTCTCACACTATGCATTGATTTGGTGGCACAAGCTTCAAAGGGAGAGGCAAAGAGATGGAGATCCACCAGTAGACACATGGGAGGAATTGAGGAGGCTCATGAGGAGGAGATATGTCCCTGCATCCTATCAAAGGGATATGAAGTTTAAGCTTCAAAGAATTACTCAAGGAAGCCGAAGTGTGGAGGATTACCACAAAGAGATGGAGATGTTGATGATCCAAGCTAAGCTTGAGGAAGATCCTGAGGTAACAATGGCTAGGTTCATTAATGGGTTGAATAATGATATCCGTGATGTGGTTGAGTTGCAGGAGTTTGTGGAGATGGAGGATCTTCTCCATAAAGCCATCCAAGTAGAAGAGCAACTCAAAAGGAAGGGAGCTTCAAGGAGAATGGCGTCGTCTTCTACTTATGGGTGGAAGGACAAGGCTAAGAGGGAGGGATATAAGTCATCACCCTATTCGGCCAAGGGAGAGACCGGTTCGGCCATGAGTACCAAGGCCACCAAAGAAGCGGATCCTAAGCCTTCTAAGGGCAATGAAGCTGTACCAAAAAGAACTAGAGACATTACATGCTTCAAATGCCAAGGCAAGGGGCACTATGCATATGAATGTCCTACCAAGAGGACTGTGGTGATTAGAGATGATGGAGGATATTCTAGTGAGTCAGATGCAAATGAAGAATCTGAAGGAGAGGAGGATGAGGATGTTGGACCAGAAATGAACGAGAAGGGATTGTTGATGGTGAGGAGACTATTAGGATCTCATATACAAGCCATGGATGAAAGCCAAAGGGACAACATTTTCCACACTAGGTGTATTGTCCAAGGGCAACTTTGCATGGTGATTGTGGATAGTGGGAGTTGCGCTAATGTGGCTAGTACAAGGCTAGTATCCAAGTTGAATCTTCCTACCAAGCCTCATCCTAGACCTTACCGTTTGCAATGGCTAAGTGATGAAGGAGAAATTAAAGTGAAGCAGCAAGTGGAGGTGGCCATAGTCATTGGGACTTATTCTGATGTGATTTCATGTGATGTGGTGCCTATGGAGGCGTGTCATCTATTGTTGGGGAGACCATGGCAGCATGACCACAAGACCATCCATGATGGATTCTCCAACAAGATCTCTTTTACACATCAAGGAAAGAAGGTGGTGCTTAAACCTTTAAGCCCACAAGAGGTGTGTCATGATCAAGTGAGGTTGAAAGAGAAAAtcatgagagaaaagaaagttgAGAGTGGGAGCGTG ATAGCAAAGGAGAGGGAAGTGAGGAAGGTGTTGTTAGCACGGCAACCCTTATATATGCTTATATGCAAACCTGTTTTGAATACTAACCCTGAATTTCCCACTTCCTTGCCATCTTCTATTTCTTCTATTTTGCAGGAATTCAAGGATGTATTCCCCTCGGATTTGCCTAGTGGATTACCACCATTGAGGGGAATAGAACATCAAGTGGATTTGATACCTGGAGCCACCATTCCAAACAGGCCAGCGTATAGGAGCAATCCCGAGGAGACCAAGGAGATACAAAGGCAA AAAGATGGTTCTTGGCGCATGTGTAGTGACTGTAGAAGTGTGAATAGCATTACCATtaagtataggcatcccattcctagacTTGATGATTTACTTGATGAATTGCATGGTGCACAAGtgttttcaaaaattgatttgaaaagtGGATACAACCAAATTAGGATTAGAGAAGGAGATGAatggaaaactgctttcaaaaccaaatttgggttgTATGAGTGGCTGGTTATGCCATTTGGATTAACTAATGCACCAAGCACATTCATGAGGTTGATGAATCATGTTCTACGAGATTTTATAGGGCATTTTGTGGTAGTGTATTTTGATGATATTCTGATCTATAGTGCTGATTTGGACTTGCATGCTCAACATTTGCATTCTGTGTTATCTGCTTTGAGACATGAAAAGTTGTATGCTAATCTTGAGAAATGCATGTTTTGTCAAGACCATGTGGTATTTCTGGGTTTTGTGGTGAGTTCAAAAGGGGTAGAAGTTGATCAATCCAAAGTGAAGGCCATACAAGAGTGGCCAACACCCAAATCCGTGAGTGATATTAGGAGTTTTCATGGCCTggctagtttctataggagaTTTGTGAGAGATTTCAGCACCTTGGCAGCCCCCTTAAATGAGTTAGTGAAGAAAAACGTGAGCTTCAAGTGGGGGGAAAAACAAGAGAAAGCTTTCCAAACTCTTAAGCAAAGACTAGTGAGTGCACCCATCCTAGCATTGCCCAATTTTTCCAAATCCTTTGAGATAGAGTGTGACGCTTCTGGCATAGGTATAGGAGCTGTTCTACTTCAAGAAGGCCATCCCATAGCATACTTTAGTGAAAAATTGAGTGGAGCAGCCTTGAATTACTCTACCTATGACAAGGAACTCTATGCCTTAGTGAGAGCCCTCAAAACTTGGCAACATTATCTTTTTCCCAAGGAATTCGTTAtccatagtgaccatgagtctcTTAAGTATCTCAAGGGTCAAGGTAAGCTTAATACAAGACATGCCAAATGGGTTGAATTCTTAGAGCAATTTCCATATGTCATTAAGTACAAGAGAGGGAAAGGAAATGTGGTTGCGGATGCCCTATCTAGGAGACATGCGCTAATATCTATGGTTGAGACCAAGTTGTTGGGTTTGGAAGTGTTGAAGGGGTTGTATGAGGAGGATAAAGAGTTCGGCCAAAGGTACAAGGAGTGTGAAAAGATGGCCAAGGATGAGTACTATAGATTTGAGGGGTTCTTGTTTAGAGCAAATAGGCTATGTGTTCCTCAATCTTCCATTAGAGAACTCTTAGTGAAGGAAGCACATAGAGGGGGGTTGATGGGTCATTTTGGAGTGCTTAAAACTTATGACATCTTGCATGAGCATTTCTATTGGGTTAACATGAAAAAGGATGTAGCCAAACTGTGTGAGTCATGCATTGAGTGTAGACAAGCTAAGTCTAAAGTTCTTCCCCAAGGTTTATACACTCCTCTTCCTGTTCCTGAACACCCTTGGGTGGATTTGTCCATGGATTTTGTGCTTGGTTTGCCTCGATCAAGTACTGGCCGAGACTCCATACTAGTTGT TCATTCTCCTTTTGAGGTAGTGTATGGGTTTAATCCTTTATCTCCACTTGATTTATTACCTGTGCCTAACATTTCTGTGTTTAAGCATACTGAAGGACAGGCAAAGGCAGAGTTTGTGCGGAAGCTTCATGAGAAAGTTAAAGATCAAATCACCACGAAGAATGAGAGCTACGCAAAACAAGCTAACAAAGGTAGAAGGAGAGTTGTGTTCCAACCAGGAGATTGGGTGTGGGTACACATGAGGAAAGAGAGATTTCCCGAACAAAGGAAATCCAAGTTGCTGCCTAGAGGAGATGGACCATTCCAAGTCTTGGAAAGGATCAATGACAATGCTTACAAGATCCAAATGCCAG GTGAAGATGGTTCGGCTTTGAAGAAAAATGGTTCGGATTTGGAGACCAATCCTGTTCAAGAGGGAGGGAATGATGAGGACATCTCTCACCAGCCTGGATCCAAGCTAACCAAAGAAGAGGAGAACTCTCTACAAGGGATAGGAGGTCCTATGACGAGATCCAAGGCCAAGCAAACCAAGGCAACATTACAAAGGCTAATTCTAAATCTCTTAGAAGATGTGGTCAAGGATCCTACACATAAGCTTGTTTACTTGATCACTTGGAAGGATGAAGCTAAGGATGAAGTTGAGCTCCAAAAGGCGTGA
- the LOC114174520 gene encoding uncharacterized protein LOC114174520, translating to MAPHRKNSQSSQGDAPDIARAIEAMVAAMTQQKENRAAAPAFGPEPRLPVREWSLEDFLKHHPVKFNGKTSPDAADQWLKDLERIFDAKMCPVENRLAFSVYMLTGEVEHQWISMKSIMEEREEPVTWEAFRGKFLSEYFLDSVWYDKEVEFLQLTQGGKTVADYAERFKHLSRCYTLPFDEEWRCRKFENGLRGDIRLMVAPLSIKDFAALVEKVQVMEKMKNEVEGQRPQQPQRIGGPSGSKLRHEERRRPYDRP from the exons ATGGCACCTCATCGCAAGAACTCTCAATCCTCTCAAGGCGATGCACCGGATATCGCTAGAGCTATAGAAGCCATGGTGGCGGCCATGACGCAGCAGA aggagaacagggcggctGCACCTGCATTTGGTCCTGAGCCACGACTGCCAGTCAGAGAGTGGAGTCTGGAAGACTTCCTGAAACACCATCCAGTGAAATTTAATGGGAAGACTAGTCCTGAtgccgcagaccaatggctgaaggatcTAGAGCGGATCTTtgatgcgaagatgtgccctGTGGAGAATAGGCTGGCGTTCTCAGTGTACATGCTCACCGGGGAAGTTGAGCATCAATGGATCAGCATGAAATCCATCATGGAAGAGCGAGAGGAGCCAGTGACTTGGGAGGCCTTCAGGGGGAAATTCCTCTCGGAATATTTCCTAGACAGCGTCTGGTATgacaaggaggtggaattcctccagcTGACTCAGGGAGGCAAGACCGTGGCGGAttatgctgagaggttcaagCATCTCAGCCGCTGCTATACCTTGCCATTtgatgaggagtggagatgccggAAATTCGAGAACGGCCTTAGGGGAGACATCCGCTTGATGGTAGCCCCTctatccatcaaggactttgctgcACTGGTGGAGAAAGTGCAAGTGATGGAAAAGATGAAGAACGAAGTGGAAGGCCAGCGCCCACAGCAACCCcagaggattggtggaccatctgggtccaagctGAGACATGAGGAGCGAAGGAGACCATATGATAGACCCTAA
- the LOC114174356 gene encoding putative pectinesterase 63 produces MASKPTRFSIQLTLMVVFLTTQVVLSADTPMPSDKTQLGQWFSNNVKPLNNRKGTLDSQLVAAEQGQTVIKVRQDGKGQFKTITDALKSIPNGNKKRVILHIGPGTYKEKIVVPNNKPFITFYGTPGQMPTLTYGGTAKQYGTVESGTLSVLSDYFVGANIIIRNSAPRPGLNTVKGQAVALRISGDKATFYNCQIYSYQDTLLDDANRHFFKDCYIQGTVDYIFGSGKSLYVNCEIRTLGDSGLTFITAQARKSKKEDNGFSFVHCELTGTGTGAYLGRAWFGYSTVIFSYCNMGNIFNKAGWSNNNHKEYDKTLYFGEYMNTGPGADATGRSHLTRKLKYAEVKHYLGLGMIEGSKWLLPPPKV; encoded by the exons ATGGCCTCAAAACCTACAAGATTTAGCATTCAGCTGACTCTGATGGTAGTTTTTCTGACAACCCAGGTTGTGTTGTCTGCCGATACACCAATGCCTTCTGATAAGACTCAATTAGGACAATGGTTTTCAAATAATGTAAAGCCTTTAAATAACAGAAAGGGTACTCTAGACAGTCAATTAGTAGCTGCTGAACAAGGTCAGACGGTGATTAAGGTAAGGCAAGATGGCAAAGGGCAATTCAAGACCATCACCGATGCCCTTAAAAGCATACCTAACGGGAACAAGAAGCGTGTAATTTTGCATATTGGACCTGGAACTTACAAAGAGAAAATCGTTGTTCCAAATAACAAACCTTTCATCACCTTCTATGGGACCCCAGGGCAAATGCCAACATTGACCTATGGAGGCACGGCAAAACAATATGGCACTGTTGAAAGTGGGACATTGTCTGTTTTATCAGACTATTTTGTGGGGGCAAACATAATAATCCGG AACTCCGCACCAAGACCTGGTCTAAACACGGTAAAAGGTCAAGCAGTTGCATTACGAATTTCTGGAGACAAAGCCACATTTTATAATTGCCAGATTTATAGTTACCAAGACACATTATTGGATGATGCAAATAGACATTTTTTCAAAGACTGCTACATTCAAGGAACTGTTGATTACATTTTTGGAAGTGGAAAGTCATTATATGTG AATTGTGAAATAAGAACGCTAGGTGATTCAGGGCTTACTTTTATAACCGCACAAGCAAGAAAAAGTAAGAAAGAGGACAATGGCTTCTCATTTGTCCATTGTGAACTTACTGGAACTGGAACAGGTGCTTACTTGGGAAGAGCATGGTTTGGTTATTCCACAGTGATCTTTTCTTACTGTAACATGGGCAACATTTTCAACAAGGCAGGGTGGAGTAACAATAATCACAAGGAATATGACAA AACTCTTTATTTTGGAGAGTATATGAACACAGGACCTGGTGCAGATGCCACAGGGCGTTCTCATTTGACAAGGAAACTTAAATACGCAGAGGTTAAGCATTACCTTGGTCTTGGTATGATAGAAGGCTCAAAATGGTTACTTCCTCCTCCCAAAGTATGA